CTCCGACTGGGCGACCGGTGTCTCCGGCGTGCACCTGCCGGTGGACCGGGCCCAGAACGCCCCCTCGCCGGAAGGCTACTGAGGCAGGCCCCCGCCGCGCCGCGCCCACCTCAGGCGGCCGCCCCCAGCACCACGCGTGACCGGCGTTCGAAGTCCTGCACGAGGGGCTCGTGGCGGCGGGACGCCAGTCGACCCCGGAAGTCGCGGAGGGCCTGGATGGACCGCTCGCTGTGCACACCGCTGAGCGCTTCGAGCGCGTCCGTGGCCGTGGCGACGGCCTCGTCGAGGCGGTTCTGCTGGAGATGGGCCGTCGCGAGCACGGAGCGGCTGATGGCCTGGCGGCGGCGGCGGTCGGCGTGGGCGCGCACCGACGCGCTCGCGGTGTGCTCGGCCTGCGCGGCGAGGCCCAGGTCACGGAAGCAGAGCGCGGACTCGGCCTGGAGGTAGTGGTGGTCGAGGAACCGCACCCAGGGCGACTCCTCGGCGGCTCCCCGGCTCGCGTCGAGCTGCTTCTCGGCGGCGCGCAGCGCCTCGGCGGTCTCGCGGGGCCGGCCGAGCGCCGCGTGGCCGCGCGCGGACATGGCGTGCAGTCGCATCAGCCCGAGGGGACTGCCGGAGTCCTTGGCGGTGGCGACCCCGGCCCGGGCCAGGGCCACACCCTCGTCGGGGCGGCCCAGACTGGTCGCCAGATGGGACAGCCCCGCCAGGATCTGCCCGCCCAGCACATGGTCGCGGCCCTCCGCGCAGAGTCTCAGCCCCTGTGTCATGTACCGCTGGGCCAGGCCGTACTCCCCGGCGTCGTACGAACTCCACCCCGCCATGGCGGCCAGCCGGGCGGCGGCGGCGAACAGCTCGCGGCGGTGCTGCGGCGTGACTCCGCGCTGCTGGAGCAGGGGGATCACCTCGGTGGTGAGGTACTGCACGATGCTCGTGCGGATCCCGCCGCCCCCGTAGTGGTTGTCCATCTCGTCGAACATGCGGAGCATCGCGTGGACCTGCTCCACCGGCCCGCCACCCGACACCGACGCGAGCCGGGGCGCGTCACGGCTCTCCACCAGCCACAGCAGCCAGGCCCGCTGTGGGTTCGTCAGGGCGCCGGGCACGAACGGCACGGCACCGAGCAGACTGCGTCGCGCGATGTCGGTGGAGCCCAGCTCGGCGAGGGTGTGCAGGGTCTCGGCCACGTTCTCCACGTACATCAACGCCCGTCCCGTCACCGGTCGTCCGCGGTCGAGCGGAAATCCGAGGTCGGCCGGAGTGAGCGCGCGGCCCAGCCGTTCACCGAGGACCGCGGCGATCAACTCCGGTGTGTTTCCCCGTGGTTGCTGGCCCTGGAGCCAGCGAGTGACGGAGGCCTTGTCGTAGTTGGTCTCCGCGCCCTGACAGCGGCCCAGTTCGTTGACCCGGAGGGCGAGGGACGCGTACGAGCAGCCCGCCTCCTTCAGGGCTGTCGCC
The DNA window shown above is from Streptomyces akebiae and carries:
- a CDS encoding tetratricopeptide repeat protein; its protein translation is MAAVTNGLPRSSPVKGAGGPNKPLATALKEAGCSYASLALRVNELGRCQGAETNYDKASVTRWLQGQQPRGNTPELIAAVLGERLGRALTPADLGFPLDRGRPVTGRALMYVENVAETLHTLAELGSTDIARRSLLGAVPFVPGALTNPQRAWLLWLVESRDAPRLASVSGGGPVEQVHAMLRMFDEMDNHYGGGGIRTSIVQYLTTEVIPLLQQRGVTPQHRRELFAAAARLAAMAGWSSYDAGEYGLAQRYMTQGLRLCAEGRDHVLGGQILAGLSHLATSLGRPDEGVALARAGVATAKDSGSPLGLMRLHAMSARGHAALGRPRETAEALRAAEKQLDASRGAAEESPWVRFLDHHYLQAESALCFRDLGLAAQAEHTASASVRAHADRRRRQAISRSVLATAHLQQNRLDEAVATATDALEALSGVHSERSIQALRDFRGRLASRRHEPLVQDFERRSRVVLGAAA